In a genomic window of Bradyrhizobium sp. LLZ17:
- a CDS encoding outer membrane protein — protein MMKRLLLTTVGLVALSAAGTAMAADMAVKAPPPAPIIPIYNWTGFYIGGNGGWAQNHNCVDFLDAAGVAVASGCRDRSGGVIGGQLGYRWQASQWVFGLEAQGDWADLSNQRVSLINPTLSTRTKTSAIGLFTGQIGYAWNASLLYVKGGAAVTDNRLSVLDTPSGAELAAQSATRWGGVIGVGFEYGFTPNWSVGLEYDHLFMGHRNNSFTVADPRLAAFVNDRVTQDVDMLTVRFNYRFGWGNQVVAKY, from the coding sequence ATGATGAAAAGGCTTCTGCTAACAACCGTTGGTCTGGTGGCGCTGAGCGCGGCGGGGACCGCGATGGCTGCCGATATGGCCGTGAAGGCGCCGCCACCGGCACCGATTATTCCGATCTACAATTGGACCGGCTTCTATATCGGCGGCAATGGTGGTTGGGCGCAGAACCACAATTGCGTGGATTTCCTTGACGCGGCAGGAGTCGCCGTCGCTTCCGGCTGCCGCGACCGGTCCGGTGGTGTCATCGGTGGCCAGCTCGGTTATCGCTGGCAAGCCAGCCAGTGGGTGTTTGGTCTGGAAGCTCAGGGCGATTGGGCGGACCTCAGCAACCAGCGCGTCAGCCTGATCAATCCGACGCTCTCCACTCGCACCAAAACGAGTGCCATCGGCCTCTTCACCGGTCAGATCGGCTACGCCTGGAATGCATCACTGCTCTACGTGAAGGGCGGCGCGGCAGTGACGGACAACCGCCTCAGCGTCCTTGATACTCCGTCCGGTGCCGAGCTCGCCGCGCAAAGCGCAACCCGCTGGGGTGGTGTCATTGGTGTTGGCTTCGAATATGGCTTCACCCCGAACTGGTCGGTGGGTCTCGAATACGACCATCTGTTCATGGGGCACCGGAATAATTCGTTCACGGTCGCGGATCCGCGACTTGCGGCTTTTGTGAACGACCGGGTCACGCAGGACGTTGATATGCTCACCGTGCGCTTCAACTACCGTTTCGGCTGGGGCAACCAGGTTGTCGCAAAGTACTGA
- a CDS encoding AI-2E family transporter: protein MKTLRQIFSGDEIIQLLIRLALLGLLLVWALLLVRPFVPILAWSVVLAVALNPVFRRLSDILGGRPKLAATILTLVNLAVVIGPATWLGMGAVDGITDIAAQMTAGELHVPSPPQSLKSWPIVGAQLFDIWDQATTNLRSLLREVVPYLKPFAATLLGFAGNAGVGTVKFLLSVAVAGVLFPYGPQLVGGGRSFLSRIVPDQSEHFLDLAGATIRGVAQGVIGVAIIQSLLAGVGFKLAGIASAGLLAFVVLLLSIVQIGGAIIILPVIIWIWTDKEFPIALLLTVFLVIVSVLDNILKPLVMGRGLTTPALVILIGVIGGTLFHGIIGLFIGPIILSVVWELTVAWIRAERAVPAKLAVDALTPINPTEAFK, encoded by the coding sequence GTGAAAACACTCCGCCAGATATTCTCCGGAGACGAGATCATCCAGCTTCTGATCCGGCTCGCATTGCTGGGCCTGTTGCTCGTCTGGGCGCTACTCCTGGTTCGTCCATTCGTGCCTATATTGGCCTGGAGCGTCGTGCTGGCCGTTGCGTTGAATCCGGTGTTTCGGCGCCTCAGTGACATTCTCGGCGGACGACCGAAGCTTGCGGCGACGATCCTCACGCTCGTCAATCTCGCAGTCGTCATCGGACCCGCGACATGGCTCGGCATGGGCGCGGTCGACGGGATAACCGACATCGCCGCCCAAATGACGGCCGGCGAACTGCATGTTCCCTCGCCGCCGCAGTCGCTTAAGAGTTGGCCTATCGTCGGAGCCCAGCTGTTTGATATTTGGGATCAGGCGACGACCAATCTCCGTTCGCTATTGCGCGAAGTGGTGCCGTATCTGAAGCCGTTCGCGGCAACCTTGCTTGGATTTGCCGGCAATGCCGGCGTGGGAACGGTCAAGTTTCTGCTGTCGGTGGCGGTGGCCGGGGTGCTGTTTCCGTATGGACCGCAGCTCGTGGGTGGGGGACGCAGCTTTCTGTCACGTATCGTTCCGGACCAGAGCGAGCACTTTCTGGACCTGGCGGGCGCGACTATCCGCGGGGTGGCTCAAGGCGTGATCGGGGTCGCCATTATCCAGTCCTTGCTGGCCGGTGTCGGATTCAAGCTGGCCGGCATTGCCAGCGCGGGGCTGTTGGCGTTCGTGGTGCTGTTGCTTTCGATCGTGCAGATCGGGGGAGCGATCATCATCCTTCCGGTCATCATTTGGATATGGACCGACAAGGAGTTTCCGATCGCGCTTTTGTTGACGGTGTTTCTCGTAATCGTGTCCGTGCTCGATAACATCCTGAAACCGCTTGTGATGGGGCGCGGTCTGACCACGCCGGCACTCGTCATTCTGATCGGGGTGATCGGGGGGACTCTCTTCCACGGGATCATCGGCCTCTTCATCGGACCTATCATTCTGTCGGTCGTCTGGGAGCTGACGGTGGCGTGGATTCGCGCCGAACGTGCTGTGCCGGCGAAACTGGCGGTCGACGCGTTGACCCCCATCAACCCGACAGAGGCTTTCAAGTAA
- a CDS encoding acetate/propionate family kinase, with protein sequence MDTILVINAGSSDLRFQIYSVEGEGRLRQQLKGRMDGIGRCPRLRVGRAGGSPLANRAYPVEAVPDIPAAMDIAGAWLRDELHIHPVAVGHRVAHGGAEHDRPVLIDHGVMDRLERLTAFAPLHLPHNLAPIRSILASFPKLPQVACFDTAFHRTHAAVADHYAIPRTLYAEGVRRYGFHGLSYEYIAKTLSTVAPDIAMKRVIVADLGSAASMCALSGGRSVESTMGFTAIDPGVLLYLISEKGMAASEVQRFLDADCGLKGLSGISGDMRQLEASEDASAKFAIDYFVYRIGLNTGMLVAALQGLDAFVFTAGVGENSALIRSRVAEQLGWLGVKLDLTENALQSQLISSPASRIPVYVVRSDEDLMIARHTLALLMNGSSMAPS encoded by the coding sequence ATGGACACCATCCTTGTCATCAATGCCGGCTCGTCCGACCTCCGGTTTCAGATCTATTCGGTCGAAGGAGAAGGAAGGCTACGGCAGCAGCTCAAGGGCCGGATGGATGGCATCGGGCGTTGTCCACGGCTTCGGGTGGGTAGAGCAGGCGGTAGTCCGCTCGCCAATCGGGCTTATCCGGTCGAAGCAGTGCCCGATATTCCGGCCGCAATGGATATTGCCGGCGCCTGGTTGCGGGATGAGCTTCATATCCACCCCGTTGCTGTCGGGCACCGCGTCGCTCATGGCGGCGCTGAGCATGACCGTCCGGTCCTGATCGATCATGGCGTGATGGACCGATTGGAACGGCTAACTGCGTTCGCGCCGCTTCATCTGCCGCACAATTTGGCACCAATCCGTTCAATCCTGGCCAGTTTCCCGAAGCTCCCACAGGTCGCCTGCTTCGACACCGCATTTCACCGAACCCATGCTGCAGTCGCCGACCATTATGCGATTCCGCGTACGCTCTATGCGGAGGGCGTCCGGCGCTATGGATTTCATGGCCTCTCTTACGAATACATTGCGAAGACGTTGTCGACGGTCGCACCTGACATCGCGATGAAACGGGTGATTGTCGCAGATCTCGGCAGCGCGGCGTCAATGTGTGCGCTCAGTGGAGGACGCAGTGTCGAGAGCACGATGGGCTTCACCGCGATCGATCCGGGAGTTCTGCTCTATCTGATCTCCGAGAAAGGAATGGCGGCGTCCGAGGTGCAGCGGTTTCTCGATGCAGATTGCGGCTTGAAGGGTCTCTCCGGTATCAGCGGTGATATGCGTCAGCTCGAGGCAAGTGAAGACGCCAGTGCGAAGTTCGCTATCGACTATTTCGTTTATCGGATCGGCCTCAACACAGGCATGCTCGTAGCTGCCTTGCAGGGGCTCGACGCGTTCGTCTTCACGGCGGGGGTCGGCGAAAACTCCGCATTGATCCGTTCGCGGGTGGCGGAGCAACTCGGATGGCTCGGTGTCAAGCTCGATCTGACCGAGAACGCGCTGCAATCGCAGCTGATATCGTCTCCCGCGAGTCGCATTCCGGTCTATGTCGTGCGCTCGGACGAGGATCTTATGATCGCCAGGCACACCCTGGCACTGCTGATGAACGGTAGTTCGATGGCGCCAAGCTGA
- a CDS encoding potassium channel family protein — protein sequence MAVQFLLGTFISVINIMIHALVTVAAIDIARRAGLKHTVWPRSHLMAVMVMTAVILMVAHTVEVLVWALAYALVGAAPEGSELLYFTFVNYTTLGYGDITPVQGWRLTGPITAMNGILMFGWSTAVLFEVLRKTVEHLASISSLRVNSGDQGRRVDVDRAV from the coding sequence ATGGCAGTCCAATTCCTGCTCGGCACCTTCATCAGCGTGATCAACATCATGATTCACGCGCTGGTGACCGTTGCAGCGATCGACATCGCCCGCAGAGCGGGGTTGAAGCACACGGTATGGCCCCGATCGCATCTCATGGCGGTAATGGTCATGACTGCGGTCATTTTGATGGTTGCGCACACTGTCGAGGTTCTGGTCTGGGCACTGGCCTACGCCTTGGTTGGCGCGGCGCCCGAGGGCAGCGAATTGCTGTATTTCACGTTCGTCAACTACACCACACTCGGCTATGGCGACATCACGCCGGTGCAGGGGTGGCGTCTGACGGGGCCGATCACCGCGATGAACGGGATCCTGATGTTCGGCTGGTCGACTGCCGTCCTCTTTGAGGTACTGCGCAAGACGGTTGAACATCTCGCTTCCATCTCGTCACTCAGAGTCAATTCTGGAGATCAAGGCCGGCGAGTTGATGTCGATCGAGCAGTATGA
- a CDS encoding helix-turn-helix domain-containing protein: protein MLVRNAADASSRLHSLHDLGMKTDSNPSISLNEFSYKKGTELYGEKEPAEYVYQVKSGAVRSYKLLSDGRRQIGAFHLVGDIFGLENGSQHRFTTEAIVDTTVRLIKRHSLELVAEGDAMVARNLLSMTTSNLQHAEDHMLLLGRKTSLERVAAFLIEMDTRLTAAGILALPMSRRDIADYLGLTLETVSRALSRLHELGILGFIGNTQRQIILLDRHQLAGLDLQN from the coding sequence ATGTTGGTTCGTAACGCTGCCGACGCTTCCTCGCGGCTTCATTCGCTCCACGACCTCGGAATGAAAACCGATTCAAATCCGAGCATCAGTTTAAACGAATTTTCGTATAAGAAGGGCACCGAACTCTACGGCGAGAAGGAGCCGGCAGAGTACGTATATCAGGTTAAATCAGGCGCTGTGCGAAGCTACAAGCTCCTGTCCGATGGGCGTCGTCAGATCGGCGCGTTCCACCTGGTTGGCGACATCTTCGGACTCGAAAACGGCAGCCAACATCGATTCACCACCGAGGCGATCGTCGACACCACCGTTCGCCTGATCAAGCGGCACAGCCTCGAACTGGTCGCCGAGGGCGATGCCATGGTTGCCCGAAACCTGCTCAGCATGACCACCAGCAACCTTCAGCATGCGGAAGACCACATGCTGTTGCTCGGCCGCAAGACCTCGCTGGAGCGGGTGGCTGCGTTCCTGATTGAGATGGACACGCGGCTAACCGCCGCAGGCATCCTGGCGCTGCCAATGTCGCGGCGCGACATCGCCGACTATCTGGGCCTGACCCTGGAGACCGTGTCCCGGGCGCTGTCGCGCCTGCACGAGCTCGGCATTCTGGGCTTCATTGGCAACACACAGCGTCAGATCATACTGCTCGATCGACATCAACTCGCCGGCCTTGATCTCCAGAATTGA
- a CDS encoding response regulator transcription factor: MAGFVYVVDDDPSFRMAIQRRLKLAGYEVTAYASAQQLLDDPPRPEHPGCILLDVQLPGLSGPELQASLVQRNSPLPIVFLTGHADTATTVRAIKAGAEDVLTKPVSSEQLIDAIQRAMAQHEAVSGQQRKLNLIRSRLTSLSRRERQVFDLIVRGKINKQIAYELGTTERTVKAHRHQVMTKMQVPSFAELVSAAERLGLLESGKA, encoded by the coding sequence TTGGCTGGCTTTGTCTATGTCGTGGACGACGATCCATCTTTCCGGATGGCGATCCAGCGCCGGCTCAAGCTGGCGGGATACGAGGTGACGGCCTATGCGTCGGCGCAGCAACTGCTGGATGATCCACCACGGCCCGAACATCCAGGATGTATCCTTCTCGACGTGCAGCTTCCGGGACTGAGCGGACCGGAATTGCAAGCATCGCTCGTCCAGCGCAATTCGCCGCTGCCCATCGTCTTTCTGACCGGGCATGCCGATACCGCGACGACAGTCCGGGCTATCAAGGCCGGCGCGGAGGATGTTCTCACCAAGCCGGTCTCGTCGGAACAACTGATCGATGCCATCCAGCGCGCGATGGCTCAACACGAGGCCGTGAGCGGTCAACAGCGCAAGCTCAATTTGATTCGTTCTCGTTTAACGTCTCTTTCGCGGCGCGAGCGACAGGTGTTCGATTTGATCGTTCGCGGAAAAATCAACAAGCAGATCGCCTATGAGCTTGGAACGACCGAGCGCACGGTGAAGGCGCACCGCCATCAAGTCATGACAAAAATGCAGGTACCATCGTTTGCCGAGCTGGTTTCCGCTGCCGAACGGCTCGGCCTTCTGGAGTCGGGAAAGGCGTGA
- a CDS encoding response regulator transcription factor, protein MFARKSIYVVDDDSSMRRSMERLLRKHGFDAVAFDSAGALLRHGCLEEACCIVLDINLNGESGIALRRKLAFEGATVPVIYITGNDSQANQAAAIESGCAAYLSKPFAANALIESVERACAKLV, encoded by the coding sequence TTGTTTGCACGTAAATCAATTTACGTCGTGGATGATGATTCATCGATGCGCCGAAGCATGGAGCGGTTGCTTCGGAAGCACGGCTTTGATGCGGTTGCGTTCGACTCCGCCGGTGCGCTGCTTCGTCACGGCTGCCTCGAGGAGGCGTGCTGCATCGTTTTGGATATCAATCTGAACGGCGAGTCCGGCATCGCCCTCCGCCGCAAGCTGGCATTCGAGGGCGCAACTGTCCCCGTTATCTACATCACCGGCAACGACAGCCAAGCGAACCAGGCGGCCGCAATCGAGTCCGGCTGTGCCGCCTACCTCAGCAAGCCTTTCGCGGCGAATGCTCTCATCGAGTCCGTTGAACGCGCCTGCGCCAAGCTCGTCTGA
- a CDS encoding invasion associated locus B family protein, with product MINPATPSWRRHARVCLLFAAAIAGPAAAENAGVQKQAGEPKPAEIAPRGQREAKDITYGDWRKLCVKPGGAPMLCRTSITGKFSTGQMAVRLDLIEREGDRTARLQLFVPVGMYLQRPAKLTVDQDKSQSLPYIWCLTNACIAADVGDPKFIKDMEAGRALVLEVTDSNLLSLTTSLPLAQFASVHNGAPAQTLEQNIEE from the coding sequence ATGATCAACCCAGCGACACCATCATGGCGAAGGCATGCGCGCGTCTGCCTTCTGTTCGCAGCGGCCATTGCCGGACCGGCTGCCGCTGAGAACGCCGGAGTGCAAAAGCAGGCAGGCGAGCCAAAGCCCGCCGAAATCGCGCCTCGGGGACAACGCGAAGCCAAGGACATCACCTATGGGGATTGGCGGAAACTGTGCGTGAAGCCGGGAGGCGCGCCGATGCTGTGCCGGACTTCCATCACCGGCAAGTTTTCGACGGGCCAGATGGCGGTCCGCCTGGATTTGATCGAGCGCGAGGGCGACCGCACTGCGCGACTGCAACTGTTTGTCCCGGTTGGCATGTACCTGCAGCGGCCCGCCAAGCTGACCGTTGATCAGGACAAGTCCCAATCGTTGCCCTACATCTGGTGCCTGACCAACGCCTGCATCGCCGCCGACGTTGGGGATCCCAAGTTCATCAAGGACATGGAAGCCGGAAGGGCTCTGGTGCTCGAGGTCACCGATTCCAACCTTCTGTCGTTGACAACGTCGTTGCCGCTGGCGCAGTTCGCTTCGGTTCACAACGGCGCGCCCGCACAGACCCTGGAGCAGAACATCGAGGAGTGA
- a CDS encoding alpha/beta hydrolase family protein, producing the protein MNSRHILRLKALWAALSILAGFLAPARADDNVRIQEEIWALLLPLPMFAYVVRPVGDGPFPLAIMNHGVSLKPFDRSFFPLVEFRDAARWFAKRGYFVVAPVGTGYGAAAIDIPERGLYGPFFSKVGKCTNPNFHDAGRAVAQLDLWIIDYMLAEKRVLPKDVIVIGQSAGGWAAIALSSLNPAPVKAIITFAAGRGGRLDGKPNNNCAPDKLVEATADFGRTSRVPMLWLYIENDTFFGPALSKRMYDAFTAAGGRAEYHLMAAFGSEGHFFFGSPDTIATWSPLVEQFLDAQK; encoded by the coding sequence GTGAACTCCCGGCACATTTTGCGTCTAAAAGCGCTATGGGCAGCGTTGAGCATCCTGGCCGGTTTTTTAGCTCCTGCACGCGCGGATGACAACGTTCGCATCCAGGAGGAGATCTGGGCCCTGCTGCTCCCCCTGCCGATGTTCGCCTACGTAGTGCGGCCGGTCGGTGATGGTCCCTTCCCGCTGGCGATCATGAACCATGGCGTCTCACTCAAACCTTTCGACCGCAGCTTTTTTCCACTTGTGGAATTTCGCGACGCCGCGCGATGGTTTGCGAAGCGCGGCTACTTCGTCGTGGCGCCGGTCGGTACCGGATATGGCGCTGCGGCCATCGACATTCCGGAGCGCGGGCTCTATGGGCCGTTCTTCTCCAAGGTCGGAAAATGCACCAATCCGAACTTCCACGATGCCGGACGTGCCGTGGCGCAGCTTGATCTCTGGATCATCGACTACATGCTCGCCGAGAAGCGCGTTCTCCCGAAGGATGTCATCGTCATCGGACAGTCCGCCGGCGGGTGGGCCGCCATTGCGCTCTCCAGCTTGAACCCTGCGCCGGTGAAAGCGATCATTACCTTCGCAGCAGGACGCGGCGGGCGACTCGACGGCAAACCCAACAACAATTGCGCACCGGACAAGCTGGTTGAAGCGACTGCCGATTTCGGCCGGACCTCGCGGGTGCCAATGCTGTGGCTCTATATCGAAAACGACACGTTCTTCGGCCCGGCTCTATCCAAGCGCATGTACGACGCCTTCACCGCTGCTGGCGGCAGGGCCGAATATCATCTGATGGCGGCCTTTGGCAGCGAAGGGCATTTCTTCTTCGGCTCGCCCGACACGATCGCGACGTGGTCCCCACTCGTCGAACAATTCCTCGATGCGCAGAAATAG
- a CDS encoding transporter → MITVRWIISAAPEIFLLLSVALGTILGRVRIFGFSIGTTACTLIVAVLIGQLGTFTFPSLLRVILLSLFVFTIGYRSGPEFFASLSIRTLAQVALALVLGGTGLVIVLIFAKAFALGPGTASGLAAGALTQSSVIGTASGALAQLGLAKDMLEQQEANIAAGYAVTYVLGYILTLLYVPFVAPRLMRIDLKTEAAKLEAELSGGNPPQTENLHYRKFQARAYRVSSAAGRTVGAVEDEIGSRSVIERIVRRGADVEPHRDTVLEASDDVVIAGRTAAIVAAKPIVGTEIDADEILKALPGNVVDVLVDNRKLHGRSVKDMADRVGDAARGVFLRTLTRMGREVPLSADTRVYVGDVMTLVGSTGNIERAASHVGQILSSEDRTDIAFLAAGIAVGLLAGLASVKIGSVPLTLGGGGGALIAGLFCGWLRSRRPTMGAMPPAAQQTLSDLGLGGFIAAIGLGNGHAAWVAIQSHGMLLVGMGLVVTLVPLIVTTLFAHRVLRMNPVIICGALAGAMTVDAAVTGACEVAESQTPVLGVAVPYAVGNVVLTVLGPIIVASTFAT, encoded by the coding sequence ATGATCACGGTCAGGTGGATCATCTCAGCCGCACCGGAAATCTTCCTGCTGCTGTCAGTTGCGCTCGGCACCATCCTTGGCCGCGTCCGCATCTTTGGCTTTTCGATCGGCACCACGGCGTGCACGCTCATCGTGGCCGTCTTGATCGGACAGCTCGGCACCTTCACATTTCCATCCCTGCTGAGAGTCATCCTCCTCAGCCTGTTCGTGTTCACGATCGGCTACCGGTCGGGGCCAGAGTTCTTTGCCTCGCTCAGCATCCGGACATTGGCGCAGGTTGCGCTCGCGCTCGTGCTCGGTGGTACCGGCCTGGTTATCGTTCTCATATTTGCCAAGGCATTCGCACTCGGCCCCGGCACCGCTTCCGGTCTCGCTGCGGGAGCCCTGACGCAGTCTTCGGTGATCGGCACCGCGTCCGGGGCACTGGCTCAGCTCGGGCTCGCCAAGGACATGCTGGAGCAGCAGGAGGCGAACATCGCCGCCGGCTATGCCGTGACTTACGTCCTTGGTTACATTCTTACGCTTCTGTACGTGCCGTTTGTCGCGCCAAGGCTGATGCGGATCGATTTGAAGACGGAGGCCGCGAAGCTTGAAGCCGAGCTATCCGGAGGCAACCCGCCGCAGACCGAGAATCTGCACTATCGCAAATTCCAGGCGCGTGCCTACCGGGTGTCGTCTGCGGCGGGACGGACCGTCGGCGCCGTCGAAGACGAGATCGGCAGCCGCAGCGTGATCGAGCGGATCGTACGCCGAGGAGCTGATGTCGAGCCGCATCGCGACACGGTTCTCGAAGCGAGCGACGACGTCGTCATCGCTGGTCGCACGGCAGCCATCGTCGCTGCCAAGCCGATCGTTGGCACCGAAATCGACGCCGACGAGATCCTGAAGGCTCTTCCAGGCAATGTGGTCGACGTCCTCGTCGACAACCGCAAGCTCCACGGTCGCTCCGTCAAGGATATGGCCGACCGTGTCGGCGACGCCGCACGCGGCGTGTTCCTGCGCACCTTGACACGGATGGGACGCGAGGTCCCCCTCAGCGCTGACACCCGCGTCTATGTCGGTGACGTCATGACACTGGTCGGCAGCACAGGAAATATCGAGCGCGCCGCGTCGCATGTTGGACAAATCCTAAGCTCCGAAGATCGTACCGACATCGCATTCCTAGCCGCAGGCATCGCCGTAGGTCTGCTGGCCGGTCTCGCGAGCGTCAAGATCGGCTCAGTGCCACTAACTCTGGGCGGCGGCGGCGGTGCCTTGATAGCGGGACTGTTCTGCGGCTGGCTGCGCTCGCGGCGACCGACAATGGGCGCAATGCCGCCCGCGGCGCAGCAAACACTGAGCGACCTCGGGCTCGGCGGCTTCATCGCCGCGATCGGGCTCGGCAACGGCCACGCGGCCTGGGTCGCGATCCAGTCGCACGGCATGTTGCTGGTCGGCATGGGCCTGGTCGTCACGCTGGTGCCGCTGATCGTGACAACTCTGTTTGCTCATCGCGTGCTGCGCATGAACCCGGTCATCATTTGCGGTGCGCTGGCCGGCGCCATGACGGTCGACGCCGCCGTGACCGGCGCCTGTGAGGTTGCGGAAAGTCAGACGCCGGTGCTCGGCGTTGCCGTGCCCTACGCTGTCGGCAACGTCGTCTTGACCGTGCTCGGCCCGATCATCGTGGCCAGCACTTTCGCCACCTAA
- a CDS encoding YoaK family protein: MSTMDTAAASSTGRDETVLVALLLAFAGGYIDAYTWIIHGVMANAQTANLVLLWVYGSIGNWTKALHFVPPILAFAAGILVAAWLRRATGARASAIATLIEILLLVAIAILHNRLPDLAGTLGISFVAAIQNAVFTRVEGVLYSSVMITGNMRQAIEGLFAAASGDGALRPPGIFATLCVTFGLGAAVGAFATKQIPNLALGLPVIALLVVLLRCEIASDEASL, encoded by the coding sequence ATGAGCACGATGGATACCGCCGCTGCTTCGTCGACAGGCCGCGACGAAACGGTGCTAGTTGCGCTATTGCTGGCCTTCGCCGGCGGCTATATCGACGCCTATACGTGGATCATCCACGGCGTGATGGCCAACGCGCAGACCGCAAATCTCGTGCTGCTATGGGTCTATGGCTCGATCGGCAACTGGACGAAAGCGCTGCACTTCGTCCCGCCGATCCTTGCGTTCGCGGCGGGTATCTTGGTGGCGGCATGGCTGCGCCGGGCAACCGGAGCGCGCGCCAGCGCGATCGCTACGCTGATTGAGATCCTGCTGCTGGTCGCGATCGCCATCCTGCACAACCGCCTGCCGGATCTCGCGGGGACACTCGGCATTTCGTTCGTCGCTGCCATACAGAACGCCGTCTTCACGAGGGTGGAGGGCGTACTCTACAGCTCGGTCATGATCACGGGTAATATGCGGCAGGCGATTGAAGGCCTGTTCGCTGCGGCGTCTGGCGATGGGGCGCTCCGACCGCCCGGCATTTTCGCCACCTTATGCGTCACCTTCGGCCTCGGGGCGGCTGTGGGCGCCTTCGCGACCAAGCAAATCCCGAATCTGGCGCTCGGTCTTCCCGTAATTGCACTCCTGGTGGTGCTGCTGCGTTGCGAAATCGCAAGTGACGAGGCAAGTTTATGA